A region from the Hypericibacter adhaerens genome encodes:
- a CDS encoding fatty acid desaturase, which produces MARIVTFDPPSSYVRRSVDVPTLLVALGIYAAFGLLTWYHRSIPFWLLLPLGGITVCLHGSLQHEAVHGFPFRGRFLNSLLVYPSLWLWLPYLTYRESHLTHHRDERLTCPIDDPESNYLTAEQYAALNPLHRALRRAMTTVAGRLLITPAYCVYRAARQLLKAIVTGDRLHLGQWLVHVPAVAIVLWWVMGVCDMSFWKYVVCFAYPGLSLTLLRSYCEHQAAPRIGHRTAVIEAGPFMSFLYLNNNLHFVHHNEPSAPWHGRPARYRQVRNQVLAANGGYCLSGYGEVFRRWLFTPKEPVVHPQGRP; this is translated from the coding sequence ATGGCCCGCATCGTCACGTTCGACCCGCCCTCCAGCTACGTTCGCAGATCCGTCGACGTTCCTACACTATTGGTTGCGCTGGGGATCTATGCGGCCTTCGGCCTGCTCACCTGGTATCACCGCTCGATTCCCTTCTGGCTGCTGCTGCCGCTGGGCGGCATCACGGTCTGCCTGCATGGCTCGCTCCAGCATGAAGCGGTGCACGGTTTCCCCTTTCGCGGCCGGTTCCTCAACAGCCTGCTGGTCTATCCTTCGCTCTGGCTGTGGCTGCCCTACCTGACCTACCGCGAATCGCACCTGACGCATCACCGCGACGAGCGGCTGACCTGCCCGATCGACGATCCCGAATCGAATTACCTGACCGCCGAGCAGTATGCGGCGCTCAATCCGCTGCACCGGGCGCTGCGCCGGGCGATGACCACGGTCGCCGGCCGCCTGCTGATCACGCCGGCCTATTGCGTCTACCGGGCGGCGCGCCAGCTGCTGAAGGCGATCGTCACCGGCGACAGGCTGCATCTGGGGCAATGGCTGGTGCATGTGCCTGCGGTCGCCATCGTGCTCTGGTGGGTGATGGGCGTCTGCGACATGTCCTTTTGGAAATATGTCGTTTGTTTCGCTTATCCGGGCTTGTCGCTGACGCTGCTGCGGTCCTACTGCGAGCATCAGGCGGCGCCCCGGATCGGCCACCGTACGGCCGTGATCGAAGCCGGACCGTTCATGTCGTTCCTCTATCTCAACAACAATCTCCATTTCGTGCATCACAACGAGCCCAGTGCGCCCTGGCACGGCCGCCCCGCGCGCTATCGCCAGGTTCGCAATCAAGTACTTGCCGCCAATGGCGGCTATTGCCTGTCGGGCTACGGCGAGGTCTTTCGCCGCTGGCTGTTCACGCCAAAAGAGCCCGTTGTTCATCCCCAGGGCCGGCCCTAA
- a CDS encoding GFA family protein, translating into MSQIRQLPIHATGRCLCGEIRFEINGPMRDVVVCHCGQCRRQHGAPPGYTQAAWEHVRFEGEEALAWYRSSEKARRGFCRICGSSLFWEPIGTGRVSIAAGSLDAPTGLRTVRHIFVADKGDYYEIGDGAEQLSGSMLTAYRS; encoded by the coding sequence ATGAGCCAGATTCGCCAATTGCCGATCCATGCGACAGGCCGCTGTCTTTGCGGGGAAATCCGCTTCGAGATCAACGGGCCGATGCGCGACGTGGTGGTCTGCCATTGCGGCCAATGCCGGCGCCAGCATGGGGCGCCGCCCGGCTATACCCAGGCCGCCTGGGAGCATGTCCGGTTCGAAGGGGAAGAGGCCCTGGCCTGGTACCGCTCGTCCGAGAAGGCGCGCCGCGGCTTCTGCCGCATCTGCGGCTCGAGCCTGTTCTGGGAACCCATCGGCACCGGCCGGGTCTCGATCGCGGCCGGCTCGCTGGACGCGCCGACCGGGCTCAGGACCGTCCGCCATATCTTCGTCGCCGACAAAGGCGACTATTACGAGATCGGCGACGGGGCGGAGCAGCTCTCGGGCTCCATGCTGACCGCCTATCGCTCGTGA
- a CDS encoding GFA family protein: MTGTPTATGHCLCGAVRYRVFAPLRPASVCHCSQCRRQHGALGSYTGGIPVDSLEIDGADRLAWYQSSASARRGFCRECGSKLFWQAMDRRTLDVALGSLDPPTGIVLARHIFVADKGDYYEIADELPRFAGSSAA; this comes from the coding sequence ATGACAGGAACCCCCACGGCGACGGGACATTGCCTCTGCGGTGCGGTGCGGTATCGGGTCTTCGCGCCGCTGCGGCCGGCGAGCGTCTGCCATTGCAGCCAATGCCGGCGCCAGCATGGTGCGCTCGGCAGCTACACGGGCGGCATCCCCGTCGACAGCCTCGAGATCGACGGCGCCGATCGCCTGGCCTGGTATCAGTCCTCGGCTTCGGCGCGACGCGGCTTCTGCCGCGAATGCGGCTCCAAGCTGTTCTGGCAGGCCATGGATCGGCGCACCCTCGACGTTGCGCTCGGCAGCCTCGATCCGCCCACCGGCATCGTGCTGGCGCGGCATATCTTCGTCGCCGACAAGGGTGACTATTACGAAATCGCGGACGAGCTGCCGCGTTTCGCAGGTAGCAGCGCCGCATGA
- a CDS encoding phosphate/phosphite/phosphonate ABC transporter substrate-binding protein → MTIAGLTMYDLPPLEAATDAWWSGLARAFRHEGLEDLPGRLTRGLTEHDLWSRPDLIFGQTCGYPLMKSFRDRLKVVATPVYAAPGCEGAHYRSWVVVRDASAITQVAELRGTRLAYNSTDSQSGYNALRALLAPLAINGHFVSAAIETGGHRRSIAAIREDRADFAAIDCVSYALVMRHQPELLYGTRIIAATPQAPSLPYITAKETTEDDLARLRNGLKEALIEPDLAWAREALLIAGAEILAEDAYEIVLTQEREAQAQGYGQLV, encoded by the coding sequence ATGACGATCGCCGGGTTGACGATGTACGACCTGCCGCCGCTGGAGGCGGCGACCGATGCCTGGTGGTCGGGCCTGGCGCGGGCCTTCCGGCATGAGGGGCTCGAGGATCTGCCCGGGCGGCTGACGCGTGGCCTGACGGAACACGATCTCTGGTCGCGGCCCGATCTGATCTTCGGCCAGACCTGCGGTTATCCCCTGATGAAGAGCTTCCGCGACCGCCTCAAGGTGGTGGCGACCCCGGTCTATGCCGCGCCGGGCTGCGAGGGGGCGCATTACCGCAGCTGGGTGGTGGTGCGCGACGCGAGCGCGATCACGCAGGTCGCGGAGCTGAGGGGCACGCGCCTCGCCTACAATTCGACCGATTCGCAATCGGGCTACAACGCGTTGCGGGCGCTGCTGGCGCCGCTAGCGATCAATGGCCATTTCGTCTCGGCGGCGATCGAGACCGGCGGCCATCGGCGGAGCATCGCCGCCATTCGCGAGGATCGGGCGGATTTCGCCGCGATCGACTGCGTGAGCTACGCCTTGGTGATGCGTCACCAGCCCGAGCTGCTCTATGGCACGCGTATCATCGCCGCCACACCGCAAGCGCCGTCCCTGCCTTACATCACGGCCAAGGAGACGACGGAGGACGATCTGGCGCGGCTGCGCAACGGCCTCAAGGAGGCGCTGATCGAGCCCGACCTCGCCTGGGCGCGAGAGGCGCTGCTGATCGCGGGGGCCGAGATCCTGGCGGAGGACGCGTACGAGATCGTCCTGACCCAGGAGCGCGAAGCGCAGGCGCAAGGCTATGGCCAGCTCGTCTGA
- a CDS encoding DMT family transporter, with translation MASSSDKVAGGLLLANLAVAGSALFWGTLWWPMRQLAARGVDGPWVAVLTFATPVLFLLPVALWRRRQFLAGGRLLLGTGLLIGSSSILYADGVLVGEIVRVLLLFYLMPVWSVLFERLIIGTPVSLTRFGTIALGLVGMVVLMGFEDGFPFPRSLGDWFGLTSGVAWALGIVLVRLQGPTGAFEKTYAQFAGAVLTGILLMPLILSPVPAFPVFAVTEHWPWLIAIAVCWLVPTAGLSLWGAGQLSPVRSALLLMFEVPVGVVSSVLLTDEPFGVREMIGGALIVGAAILDVVLVPQAPEQAQAGKPT, from the coding sequence ATGGCCAGCTCGTCTGACAAGGTCGCCGGCGGCCTGCTCCTCGCCAATCTCGCGGTGGCGGGCTCGGCCCTGTTCTGGGGCACGCTCTGGTGGCCCATGCGCCAGCTCGCGGCCCGCGGCGTCGACGGGCCCTGGGTCGCGGTCCTGACCTTCGCCACGCCGGTGCTGTTCCTGCTGCCGGTGGCGCTGTGGCGCCGCCGGCAGTTCCTGGCAGGCGGGCGGCTGTTGCTCGGGACCGGCCTGCTGATCGGCAGCTCCAGCATCCTCTATGCCGACGGCGTGCTGGTGGGCGAGATCGTCCGGGTGCTGCTGCTGTTCTATCTGATGCCGGTCTGGAGCGTGCTGTTCGAGCGCCTCATCATCGGCACGCCGGTCAGCCTGACGCGGTTCGGCACGATCGCGCTGGGCCTCGTCGGCATGGTGGTGTTGATGGGGTTCGAGGACGGGTTTCCGTTCCCGCGCTCGCTGGGCGATTGGTTCGGGCTCACCTCGGGCGTGGCCTGGGCGCTCGGCATCGTGCTCGTCCGCCTCCAAGGGCCGACCGGCGCCTTCGAAAAGACCTATGCCCAGTTCGCCGGCGCCGTGCTGACCGGGATTCTGCTGATGCCGCTGATCCTGAGCCCGGTGCCGGCTTTCCCCGTCTTTGCCGTCACGGAACACTGGCCCTGGCTGATCGCGATCGCCGTCTGCTGGCTGGTGCCGACGGCGGGCCTGAGCCTCTGGGGGGCGGGCCAGCTTTCGCCGGTGCGCTCGGCCCTGCTGCTGATGTTCGAGGTTCCGGTCGGGGTGGTTTCCTCGGTGCTTCTGACCGACGAGCCGTTCGGGGTTCGCGAGATGATCGGCGGCGCGCTCATCGTGGGGGCTGCGATCCTCGACGTGGTGCTGGTGCCGCAGGCACCGGAGCAGGCCCAGGCGGGCAAACCGACCTGA
- the ftsH gene encoding ATP-dependent zinc metalloprotease FtsH produces the protein MDKQQTFNTWYFLAAIAGVLLLQYLFSTVQQVQPISYSEFQDQLKSGKIAEITVTETQISGTYKTPETNGVLYFVTRRVPEDIAALGASYGVKVTGGTDNTWLRDILSWIVPVALFFGLWMFVFRRIVEKQGLGGGFMTVGRSKAKVYVETDTKVTFADVAGVDEAKAELQEIVAFLKEPDRYGRLGARIPKGILLVGPPGTGKTLLARAVAGEANVPFFSISGSEFVELFVGVGAARVRDLFEQARAKAPAIIFIDELDALGRARSPFAMGGGNDEKEQTLNQLLAELDGFDPRKGLVLLAATNRPEILDPALLRAGRFDRQVLVDRPDRKGRVDILKVHLKKAKLGTDVDPEQISALTPGFSGADLANLVNEAALLATRRGGDSVSMQDFTMAIERIVAGLEKRNRLLNPLEREVVAYHEMGHALVAMTLPGSDKVHKVSIIPRGIGSLGYTIQRPTEDRYLMRRDELENKMAVLLGGRAAEKIVFGELSTGAADDLAKVTDIARSMVTRYGMVDTLGQVTFEEEQSRFLAGPGSPPVPVEKHYSEETAREIDHAVKSFIDEAFARAIKVLTERRPILERGAKLLLQKETLVEAELAALVAGAPDASNAAAK, from the coding sequence ATGGACAAGCAACAGACCTTCAACACCTGGTATTTCCTGGCGGCGATCGCCGGGGTGCTGCTGCTGCAGTATTTGTTCTCGACGGTGCAGCAGGTGCAGCCGATCTCCTACAGCGAGTTCCAGGACCAGCTCAAGTCGGGGAAGATTGCCGAGATCACGGTGACCGAGACCCAGATCTCCGGAACCTACAAGACGCCGGAGACGAACGGCGTGCTTTACTTCGTGACCCGCCGCGTGCCGGAGGATATTGCCGCCCTGGGCGCCAGCTACGGCGTCAAGGTCACCGGCGGCACCGACAACACCTGGCTCAGGGACATCCTGTCCTGGATCGTGCCGGTGGCGCTCTTCTTCGGGCTCTGGATGTTCGTGTTCCGGCGGATCGTCGAGAAGCAGGGCCTGGGCGGCGGGTTCATGACGGTCGGCCGCAGCAAGGCCAAGGTCTATGTCGAGACCGACACCAAGGTGACCTTCGCCGATGTCGCCGGCGTGGACGAAGCCAAGGCCGAGCTGCAGGAGATCGTCGCCTTCCTCAAGGAGCCCGACCGCTATGGCCGCCTCGGCGCGCGGATTCCCAAGGGCATCCTGCTGGTGGGCCCGCCCGGCACGGGTAAGACCCTGCTGGCGCGAGCCGTCGCCGGCGAGGCCAACGTGCCGTTCTTCTCGATCAGCGGCTCGGAATTCGTCGAGCTCTTCGTCGGCGTGGGCGCCGCGCGCGTGCGCGACCTTTTCGAGCAGGCGCGGGCGAAGGCGCCCGCGATCATCTTCATCGACGAGCTCGACGCGCTGGGCCGCGCGCGCAGCCCCTTTGCCATGGGCGGCGGCAATGACGAGAAGGAGCAGACCCTCAACCAGCTGCTGGCGGAGCTCGACGGCTTCGATCCGCGCAAGGGCCTGGTGCTGCTGGCCGCCACCAACCGGCCCGAGATCCTGGATCCGGCCCTGCTGCGTGCGGGGCGGTTCGACCGGCAGGTGCTGGTCGACCGGCCCGACCGCAAGGGCCGCGTGGACATCCTGAAGGTCCATCTGAAGAAGGCGAAGCTCGGCACCGACGTGGATCCCGAGCAGATCTCGGCACTCACGCCGGGCTTCTCCGGCGCCGATCTCGCCAACCTCGTCAACGAAGCGGCCTTGCTGGCGACGCGGCGCGGCGGCGATTCCGTCTCGATGCAGGATTTCACCATGGCGATCGAGCGCATCGTCGCGGGGCTGGAGAAGCGCAACCGGCTGCTCAATCCGCTGGAGAGGGAGGTCGTCGCCTATCACGAGATGGGGCATGCCCTCGTGGCGATGACGCTGCCGGGGTCCGACAAGGTCCACAAGGTCTCGATCATCCCACGCGGCATCGGCTCGCTCGGCTACACCATCCAGCGTCCGACCGAGGACCGCTACCTGATGCGCCGCGACGAGCTCGAGAACAAGATGGCCGTGCTGCTGGGCGGGCGGGCCGCCGAGAAGATCGTCTTCGGCGAGCTCTCCACCGGTGCCGCGGACGATCTGGCGAAGGTCACCGACATCGCGCGCAGCATGGTCACGCGCTACGGCATGGTCGACACGCTGGGCCAGGTCACCTTCGAGGAGGAGCAGAGCCGCTTCCTCGCCGGTCCCGGCTCGCCGCCGGTCCCGGTCGAGAAGCATTACAGCGAGGAGACGGCCCGCGAGATCGACCATGCGGTCAAGAGCTTCATCGACGAAGCCTTCGCCCGGGCGATCAAGGTGCTGACCGAGCGCCGGCCGATCCTGGAGCGCGGCGCCAAGCTGCTGCTGCAGAAGGAGACGCTGGTCGAGGCCGAGCTGGCGGCGCTGGTCGCGGGCGCCCCTGACGCTTCGAACGCAGCGGCGAAATAG
- a CDS encoding NAD(P)/FAD-dependent oxidoreductase has translation MPIPRTADIVVAGSGIVGLALAWRLARSGFKIVALDAGPAGGKISAATFAWINGTSKTENEAYHRLNRAGVDAYEKLARQIGAAAIGLAGNGSLHWAGPENPRLLDRMRDQGQILRRWGYAADPVDAPAMRRLAPGLAVPDGAEGLFASLDRWIAVPRLLDWLKAQLAERGAILRENCAIKAVERSPNGEIRAAITAEGVIPCKHLVIAAGTATPDIVQMATGRGGFPVEELAGLLVETPAVPVASGFDMVLWSPDEAGFHLRLTSGSGLLLGADDIDAQIRADASEASLASGRAALIERALGWMPELRKVDLGRGASHRIGRRAIPADGHSILGPLKDTPGAYVAVTHSGVTLALAIAELLAEEITTGTAPAALSPFRPERFGF, from the coding sequence ATGCCCATCCCCCGGACAGCCGATATCGTCGTCGCCGGCAGCGGCATCGTCGGCCTGGCGCTCGCCTGGCGCCTGGCGCGCAGCGGCTTCAAGATCGTCGCCCTCGATGCCGGCCCGGCCGGCGGCAAGATCAGCGCCGCGACCTTTGCCTGGATCAACGGTACCTCCAAGACCGAGAACGAGGCCTATCACCGGCTCAACCGGGCCGGCGTCGACGCCTACGAGAAGCTCGCCCGCCAGATCGGCGCCGCGGCGATCGGGCTTGCCGGCAACGGCTCGCTGCATTGGGCGGGACCGGAGAATCCCCGCCTGCTCGATCGGATGCGCGACCAGGGCCAGATCCTGCGGCGCTGGGGCTATGCGGCGGACCCCGTCGACGCGCCCGCCATGCGCCGACTGGCGCCGGGCCTCGCGGTGCCCGACGGTGCCGAAGGACTGTTCGCCTCGCTCGACCGCTGGATCGCGGTGCCGCGTCTGCTGGACTGGCTCAAGGCACAGCTCGCCGAACGCGGCGCCATCCTGCGGGAGAACTGCGCGATCAAGGCCGTGGAGCGCAGTCCCAATGGCGAGATTCGCGCCGCGATCACCGCCGAGGGCGTCATTCCCTGCAAGCATCTGGTCATCGCCGCAGGTACGGCCACGCCGGACATCGTCCAGATGGCGACCGGCCGGGGCGGCTTTCCCGTGGAAGAGCTGGCGGGGTTGCTGGTCGAGACGCCGGCGGTGCCGGTGGCCTCGGGTTTCGACATGGTGCTCTGGTCGCCCGACGAGGCGGGATTCCATCTGCGCCTCACCTCCGGCAGCGGCTTGTTGCTCGGCGCCGACGATATCGACGCTCAGATCCGGGCCGACGCGTCCGAAGCCAGCCTTGCATCGGGCCGGGCCGCGCTGATCGAGCGCGCGCTCGGCTGGATGCCGGAGCTGCGCAAGGTCGATCTCGGCCGCGGCGCCAGTCACCGCATCGGCCGGCGCGCGATTCCGGCCGATGGCCATTCGATCCTGGGGCCGTTGAAGGACACGCCCGGCGCCTATGTGGCGGTGACCCATAGCGGCGTGACGCTGGCGCTGGCGATCGCCGAACTGCTGGCCGAGGAGATCACCACGGGAACGGCGCCCGCCGCTCTTTCTCCCTTCCGGCCCGAACGGTTCGGCTTCTAG
- a CDS encoding dimethyl sulfoxide reductase anchor subunit family protein has product MHPAFSVILFTTASGAGYGLLALMSLMGALDRLPADRWFGLAGLGLGLVAVVTGLLSSTFHLGHPERAWRAMSQWRSSWLSREGLIACATFLPAGLFALGWVLLGRHDGIWSVLGLVTFVMSLATIACTAMIYASLKPIPRWSNGWTLPAYLALGLMTGALWLDALALAFGLGDPLQAWIALALILAAAAVKLAYWRHIDRETPRSTAESATGLGRLGKVRLLEAPHSSENYLMREMGFRIARKHATKLRRIAALLAFVLPLLLTLLLLLLTPAVGVALAFLAALSAMAGVLVERWLFFAQARHAVTLYYGSSEV; this is encoded by the coding sequence ATGCATCCCGCCTTCTCGGTCATCCTCTTCACCACGGCCTCCGGCGCCGGCTATGGCCTGCTGGCGCTGATGAGCCTGATGGGCGCGCTCGACCGGCTGCCGGCCGACCGCTGGTTCGGTCTGGCCGGGCTGGGGTTGGGGCTTGTCGCCGTCGTCACCGGCCTTCTCTCCTCCACTTTCCATCTGGGCCATCCCGAACGGGCCTGGCGGGCGATGTCGCAATGGCGCTCCTCCTGGCTATCGCGCGAGGGGTTGATCGCCTGCGCGACCTTCCTGCCGGCGGGCCTGTTCGCGCTGGGCTGGGTGCTCTTGGGCCGGCATGACGGGATCTGGTCGGTCTTGGGCCTTGTCACTTTCGTCATGTCGCTGGCGACGATCGCCTGCACCGCCATGATCTATGCCTCGCTCAAGCCCATCCCGCGCTGGTCGAACGGCTGGACCCTGCCGGCCTATCTGGCGCTGGGCCTGATGACGGGGGCGCTCTGGCTCGACGCGCTGGCGCTGGCCTTCGGCCTGGGCGACCCGCTGCAGGCCTGGATCGCCCTCGCCCTGATCCTGGCCGCCGCGGCGGTGAAGCTGGCCTACTGGCGCCATATCGACCGGGAGACGCCGCGCAGCACGGCGGAATCCGCGACCGGCCTCGGTCGCCTGGGCAAGGTCCGCCTTCTCGAAGCGCCCCACAGCAGCGAAAACTATCTCATGCGCGAGATGGGCTTCCGCATCGCCCGCAAACATGCGACCAAGCTCCGGCGGATCGCGGCGCTGCTGGCTTTCGTCCTGCCGCTCCTGCTGACGCTGTTGCTGCTGCTGCTGACGCCGGCGGTGGGCGTGGCCCTCGCCTTCCTCGCCGCGCTCTCGGCCATGGCCGGCGTGCTGGTGGAGCGGTGGCTTTTCTTTGCCCAGGCCCGCCATGCCGTGACACTTTACTACGGATCGAGCGAGGTCTGA
- a CDS encoding 4Fe-4S dicluster domain-containing protein → MTSLPAQPAGRQLGLVIDLDICVGCHACAVNCKEWNSGGHMAPMTDEDPYGPNPLGVWFNRIHSFEAGDGYDSRTVHFPRSCLHCAEPACVTVCPTGASYKRAEDGIVLVNEDICIGCKLCSWACPYGAREYDYDGGVMKKCTLCVDRIYNENLPEADRVPACVATCPVGARHFGDLGDPLSAVSQLVAERQGFDLMPEQGYRPTNKYLPPRPRKTASDAVGAPACLEPASDDGIGNALLRWVDRVLSR, encoded by the coding sequence ATGACGTCCCTGCCTGCTCAGCCGGCGGGAAGGCAGCTCGGCCTCGTCATCGATCTCGATATCTGCGTCGGCTGCCATGCCTGCGCGGTCAATTGCAAGGAGTGGAACAGCGGCGGCCATATGGCGCCGATGACGGACGAGGATCCCTACGGGCCCAACCCGCTCGGCGTCTGGTTCAACCGCATCCATAGCTTCGAGGCAGGCGACGGTTACGACAGCCGCACCGTGCACTTTCCCCGCTCCTGCCTCCATTGCGCGGAACCGGCCTGTGTCACCGTCTGCCCGACCGGCGCCTCCTACAAGCGCGCCGAGGACGGGATCGTGCTCGTCAACGAGGATATCTGTATCGGCTGCAAGCTCTGTTCCTGGGCCTGCCCCTATGGTGCCCGCGAATATGACTACGATGGCGGGGTGATGAAGAAATGCACGCTCTGCGTCGACCGCATCTATAACGAGAACCTGCCCGAGGCCGACCGCGTGCCCGCCTGCGTGGCGACCTGTCCCGTCGGCGCGCGTCATTTCGGCGACCTGGGCGATCCCCTGTCGGCCGTCTCGCAGCTCGTCGCCGAACGGCAGGGCTTCGATCTGATGCCCGAGCAGGGTTACCGCCCGACCAACAAATATCTGCCGCCCCGCCCCCGCAAAACCGCCAGCGATGCCGTCGGCGCTCCGGCCTGCCTCGAGCCGGCGAGCGACGACGGCATCGGCAATGCGCTGCTGCGCTGGGTCGACCGGGTCCTGTCGCGATGA